CTTAATTTTCATAACGTACTGATTTGACGCCGGAGCAAATGATGTGGATGGAAGTTTTTTACTCAAAATATCAAAATTGAATTTTTCCTTTTTGATATGACAACTGAAAGCACTCTCCCCCTTTTAATTTGTCAATAAAATTATTGGCACAGTGACTTAACGGCCGACAAAACTGGTGCTAATCAGGGTAATATGACAGAAAAAAATGATGAACTAGCGAAAAACGGGAATAAGTGGCCAAACAACTAAAATGAAGCCGTATTGTCAGAATAGAACTATTTTATGAAATTTTTGACACGTTACTGATATCAGTGCATTCCTCTAATAGTTGCAAAGCGGTTTTTCCAAATATTGGGTGAATGAAATCCGGGGCGATTTCGGCGAGCGGGGCGAGCGTGAACCGCCTGTCCTGAATTCTTGGATGAGGTAATGTAAGCCGGGCAGTGTCCTGGATTACGTTTTGATAAAAAAGTAAGTCAATGTCAATCACCCGTGCTCCCCAGCGCACGTAGCGTACGCGCCCGAGCTCATGCTCGATGTCGAGAATGTGACGTAAAACTTCTTCCGGGCCCAATGCTGTTTCTATTTCAATCACCTGATTTAGAAAAGCAGGCTGATCCAGTATACCCCAGGGCTCAGTTTCGTAAATGGACGATTGCGAGCGCAATGTCCCTACTTTTTCTGCAATAAGCTCACGCGCGGACTGCATAACCAGTAACCTATCCCCCAGATTGGATCCTAATAGAAGAAATACACTGCCGGGAGAATCCATGAAGGAAATGGTTTAAACTGGTAAAATCCACGAAAAAAAGGACTTCCCGAATAGAGAGAAGCCCTTTTCCAATAAATTCGTAAACTTTTTTAGAACGTAAGCGTTCCTTTGTCGTAAGCCTTTTGTATAGTTGCTTCGATACCATTCTTGTTGATGGTGCGAAGAGCAGAAGTTGCTACTTTCAACGTAACCCATTCTCCTGACGAAGGAAGGAAGAAACGTTTCTTTTGCAAATTCGGGAAGAATTTACGTTTTGTTTTATTGTTAGCGTGAGAAACGTTATTTCCAACGCGAGTTCTTTTACCTGTAATTTGACAAACCTTAGCCATAACCTTGCAATTTTTCCAAATGAGGGTGCAAAGATGCGTAATTATTTTTTTTTAGGCAAGTAACAGTAAAACAAATTTTAAAAAAATACACTCACCATCTGATTCTGAACCCAACACCATGCACATTGTCAATGCGGATATCGGGGTCGCCGGACAGGTATTTTCGTAGTCTGGATATAAAAACGTCGAGGCTGCGGCCCATGAAATAATCGTCGTCTCCCCAGATCGCTTTCAGCAATTCATCTCGTCGGATCACCTGATCAGTCCTTTCTGCGAGGTACTTCAAAACTTCTGCTTCCCGGAATGTCAGGTTCTGGATACTTCCGTCGATTGCCAATGTAAGTTTTTGGAAATCAAATGTGTAACTACCTACTTTATTGGGATCAGATTTAACAGGAGCGGGTTGATCGGATTTGCTACGGCGCAAAAAAACGTCGATCCGAAGCTTTAACTCTTCAATGCTGAATGGCTTGGTAATATAGTCGTCCGCGCCCAGTTTCAGGCCTTTGATCTTATCTTCCTGCAAAGATCGGGCGGTGAGAAAAAGGATCGGGACCTGGCTGTCTGAAGCCCTGATTTTTTCAGCGAGTGAAAAGCCGTCCATTCTCGGAAGCATCACATCCAGGACGCAGATATCGAAATGTTCCTTACCAAAAATTTTTAGTGCTTCTGCCCCATCCTTGGCATGAACCACTTCGTAATCGTATTCCTCCAGATTATCCTTTGTAGCAAATGCCAGGTTAGGATCGTCCTCTACATATAAAATCTTCTTTTTCATTTACTTATTCTGTGGAATAGTGATTTTAAATGTGCTCCCTTTGCCCAATGTACTTTCAAGGTCGAGCTTCCAGTGGTGCGCACGCACAATTTGCTTCACGTAGCTCAG
The genomic region above belongs to Dyadobacter pollutisoli and contains:
- the folK gene encoding 2-amino-4-hydroxy-6-hydroxymethyldihydropteridine diphosphokinase; this translates as MDSPGSVFLLLGSNLGDRLLVMQSARELIAEKVGTLRSQSSIYETEPWGILDQPAFLNQVIEIETALGPEEVLRHILDIEHELGRVRYVRWGARVIDIDLLFYQNVIQDTARLTLPHPRIQDRRFTLAPLAEIAPDFIHPIFGKTALQLLEECTDISNVSKIS
- the rpmB gene encoding 50S ribosomal protein L28, with translation MAKVCQITGKRTRVGNNVSHANNKTKRKFFPNLQKKRFFLPSSGEWVTLKVATSALRTINKNGIEATIQKAYDKGTLTF
- a CDS encoding response regulator transcription factor — encoded protein: MKKKILYVEDDPNLAFATKDNLEEYDYEVVHAKDGAEALKIFGKEHFDICVLDVMLPRMDGFSLAEKIRASDSQVPILFLTARSLQEDKIKGLKLGADDYITKPFSIEELKLRIDVFLRRSKSDQPAPVKSDPNKVGSYTFDFQKLTLAIDGSIQNLTFREAEVLKYLAERTDQVIRRDELLKAIWGDDDYFMGRSLDVFISRLRKYLSGDPDIRIDNVHGVGFRIRW